A DNA window from Primulina tabacum isolate GXHZ01 chromosome 12, ASM2559414v2, whole genome shotgun sequence contains the following coding sequences:
- the LOC142520478 gene encoding exocyst complex component EXO70E2-like codes for MEDSELVDGVLDGQQHLILVAYHSVKALESTKILNQDMKRNIAGLCAELSKMIRLNEGDVEDNIEIEDRLASAREMIMNLNLNHSRIWDSSPSIVLDYLKAIDEVRILVQSLESVMVKRSRKMKGILDQAQTIQQIAMVRLQEELVHILDQNKQCFGHGYVLPPVCEEGSVYEESIISNDENSVENASRRESSGTETEEYLMDLVHPDMIPQIKSIAKSMFDSGYDQEFCQAFVKFWRETMAEYLAVLNIERLRIADVLAMEWKCLNSRIRKWRRAMRAFIGVYLASAKRLFDQVLGAYGCTSSICLAEASKASVLCLLDFGQAVALGPHRPEWLYCLLNMYDDLVSLIPDVNALYPQETGLIINIEFHELLVRLGDSAKATSMGFGNYIASCSSAALSANGGIHPLTKYTANYMICFVDYGDSLNLLLEDNNAAADHLRSFTSILEANLDKKSNSYQDLALKQIFLMNNMHYMVQKVRSSNVRTYLGDDWIKEHICKYRKYATCYERTTWSSVLPSLRGDGKTGKATLKARIHAFNTAFEDLYRNQTGWCVPDLELREELRISASKTVVLAYRTFVRNISDTIGDKYIKYTEQDLETYILDLLEGTSKSLNHLRRM; via the coding sequence ATGGAGGATTCTGAACTAGTGGATGGAGTCCTTGATGGACAACAGCATTTGATTCTTGTAGCTTATCATTCTGTTAAGGCTCTTGAGTCGACCAAGATATTGAACCAGGATATGAAAAGAAATATTGCTGGATTATGCGCTGAATTGTCTAAAATGATTAGACTCAATGAGGGTGATGTAGAAGATAATATAGAGATTGAGGATAGGCTTGCTTCAGCTCGGGAAATGATcatgaatttgaatttgaacCACTCGAGGATATGGGATTCCAGCCCCTCCATAGTTTTAGATTATTTGAAAGCTATTGATGAGGTTCGGATCTTGGTTCAGAGCTTGGAAAGTGTGATGGTGAAGAGAAGTAGGAAAATGAAGGGAATTCTCGATCAAGCTCAAACTATTCAGCAAATAGCTATGGTTAGGCTCCAAGAAGAGTTGGTCCATATACTTGATCAGAACAAGCAGTGTTTTGGGCATGGTTATGTGCTACCTCCTGTTTGCGAGGAGGGTTCTGTGTACGAGGAATCGATCATTTCAAATGACGAAAATTCTGTGGAGAATGCATCTCGAAGGGAAAGCAGCGGCACAGAGACTGAAGAGTATTTGATGGATCTGGTCCATCCTGACATGATACCTCAAATAAAGTCGATAGCGAAATCAATGTTTGATTCAGGTTATGATCAAGAATTCTGCCAGGCTTTTGTGAAATTCTGGAGAGAGACGATGGCCGAGTATTTGGCAGTTCTAAACATCGAGCGGCTTAGGATTGCAGATGTGCTTGCGATGGAGTGGAAATGCTTGAACTCCAGAATCCGGAAATGGCGCCGTGCTATGAGGGCGTTCATTGGTGTTTATCTTGCTAGTGCAAAACGCCTCTTCGACCAAGTTCTTGGAGCGTATGGTTGCACTAGTTCTATTTGCTTAGCCGAGGCTTCAAAGGCTTCTGTTCTATGCCTCCTGGATTTTGGCCAAGCTGTGGCACTCGGACCCCATAGACCAGAATGGCTCTATTGCTTACTTAACATGTACGATGATTTAGTCTCCCTTATCCCCGATGTAAACGCTTTATATCCTCAAGAAACTGGCCTGATTATCAACATTGAATTCCATGAGCTTTTGGTTCGACTAGGGGATTCGGCTAAGGCCACCTCTATGGGTTTTGGAAATTACATCGCGTCTTGTTCCTCCGCTGCCCTTTCTGCAAATGGTGGTATTCACCCTCTGACTAAGTACACTGCAAACTACATGATCTGCTTTGTAGATTACGGTGATAGCCTCAATTTGCTTCTTGAAGATAATAATGCTGCGGCTGATCACTTGCGGTCATTTACATCAATACTAGAAGCCAACTTAGACAAGAAATCCAACTCATATCAAGATCTTGCTTTgaagcaaatatttttaatgaataaTATGCATTACATGGTTCAAAAAGTTAGGAGCTCCAATGTCAGAACTTACTTGGGGGATGATTGGATCAAAGAACACATTTGTAAGTATCGGAAATATGCAACATGCTATGAAAGAACCACTTGGAGTTCAGTACTTCCATCGCTACGTGGTGATGGGAAAACGGGAAAGGCGACTCTAAAGGCAAGAATTCATGCTTTCAACACTGCTTTTGAGGATTTATACAGAAACCAAACGGGATGGTGTGTTCCAGATCTGGAGCTTCGCGAGGAGCTAAGGATCTCAGCCTCAAAGACGGTTGTCCTTGCATATCGTACCTTTGTACGTAACATTTCCGATACAATCGGTGACAAGTACATCAAGTATACAGAACAAGATTTGGAAACCTACATTCTTGATCTTCTCGAGGGTACATCAAAGTCGTTGAACCATTTGCGAAGGATGTAA
- the LOC142521114 gene encoding uncharacterized protein LOC142521114 — MDFLRKAGNMLGKTLSSRINQEITSSRPSIFQAIRCMATSKLFIGGLSYSTDDMSLTETFSKYGEVAEARVIVDRDTGKSRGFGFVTYATVDDASAAIQALDQQELHGRRIRVDYANDRARGGGGGYGGGYGGGGYGGGYNNNDGYGGNYGGGNYGRGSGGYGGGGDLNSGIDKYDGGNMSYGGDGGNLGATGGAGVSSDTGGSHFASSGQESFGDTFGTEQSNQFGRSDDGFGQDEPLEGNYRDDDDTPANYADRRG; from the exons ATGGATTTCTTGAGAAAAGCTGGGAATATGTTGGGGAAAACTCTGAGTTCGCGTATCAATCAGGAAATCACATCTTCCAGACCTTCCATCTTTCAAGCTATTAGATGCATGGCAACTTCGAAGCTCTTTATCGGAG GACTCTCGTACAGCACTGATGACATGAGTCTGACAGAGACTTTCAGCAAGTATGGAGAAGTTGCTGAAG CTAGAGTAATTGTGGATCGTGATACTGGTAAATCAAGAGGATTTGGCTTTGTTACTTACGCAACCGTTGATGATGCATCTGCTGCTATCCAAGCCCTGGACCAACAG GAACTCCATGGTCGTAGGATAAGAGTGGATTATGCAAATGACAGGGCacgtggtggtggtggtggctaCGGTGGTGGTTACGGTGGTGGGGGCTATGGTGGGGGCTATAATAACAATGATGGTTATGGGGGGAATTATGGTGGTGGAAATTATGGACGTGGGAGCGGTGGTTATGGTGGCGGTGGGGATCTTAATTCAGGGATCGACAAGTACGATGGTGGGAATATGAGCTATGGGGGTGATGGTGGGAACTTAGGTGCTACTGGAGGCGCTGGGGTCAGTAGTGATACTGGTGGTAGCCATTTTGCGAGCTCTGGACAGGAAAGTTTTGGTGACACTTTCGGTACTGAACAAAGCAATCAGTTTGGACGCAGTGATGACGGTTTCGGCCAAGATGAGCCATTGGAAGGAAACTACAGAGACGATGATGACACTCCTGCGAACTATGCTGATCGAAGGGGCTGA